A stretch of DNA from Maridesulfovibrio sp.:
GGGGACAATATCACGTGCCCTTTCGCAGAGTTCAAGAGAATTGGCCTGATCGGTGAATTTGACCCCAGTGGTCTTCGGAGCCATGTCGCTTATGATCAGATCATAAGGCAACTGCTTATCCATGGCTGCCAGCAGTTCCGGGGAATCTTCAAACACATCGGCCTGCAGAAAAACGGCATTTTCAGGAAACACGGTATCTGTGGACTGTATGTCCACTCCCAGAACCCGGCCTGTTTCCCCTACTTTCTTGGCGGCAAAAAGCGTCCATGATCCGGGAGCGGCACCCAGATCCATAACGTTCAAGCCCTGGCCCAGAATTTTGAACCGCTTGTCCAGTTCCTGAAGTTTATATACAGAGCGGGCGGGATAATTATCCTTTTTGGCTCTTTTGAAGTAGTGATCTCTATACTGTTTCATAACTCGAAATGGTTTGGCAGCAGGCCGGAGAAAGACTTTTCGGCCCGACTGCGCTATGGATACTGAAATTAACTTATTACGGCTGTCAAGCCAAGTCCGACAATCATGCAGCGCCCCAAGAGAATACGTGTAAAAAACGAATCCGGTAGAATCCAGTCGCTACCTGAAGGAAAGGAGTACTTCCAGGACCTTGGGGGAACAGGCAGAACTCTGCTGCTCGGTCTTGGTCCAGTCCCTGAAAGCGCAACAGAACTGCTGCCCGAACCCGGACGAATTTACTACGTGGAAAGCCCGGACTTTGAAAAACAGATTGAATTAAATAATCTCCCCAAGTCCTTTACTAGAATAACACCTGAAGAAATGGGTTCCGGGCACGGCTTTCACATCTTTCTATACACACCCGGAAAAAAGCTGTTCCCTTCCTTCTGGGGGCCGATAATTTCAAAACTGGTGCTGGAACGCTCCGGCGTAACAGCCGGAAAACGAAGCAAAACCGCATGGCTCCCCGGCACCGAAAATTCTCTGCTGCTGCCGGAACTGTCCAGAGCGCTAAACAGCGCAGGATTCAGATACAGGGTTATCGCCCCGGATGCAATGCGCAATGATCTCCTCTCCATGCTGGACCGAGAACTTCCGGAACTGGTGATCTCGGTCAACTTCAACGGCCTGGACGCCAGCGGGGAAACATATTTCATGCTCCGCGAAGCCGGGGTAAAAACTGTTGTCTGGATGGTGGACAACCCTTTCCACATCATCTCGGGAATAAGATCGGAGTACTGGAAGCAGGTCCCGCTCATGGTTACGGACCATTGGTTTATCCCGCACCTGAAACAACTCGGAGCGTGCAGGGTGGAACACCTGCCCCTTGCCACGGACCCGGCAATATTCAATCCCGGAGCAAAGCCCTACCCCGGACTTTCCGGACGCACTGTTTTCGTTGGCCGCTCCGGCTTCCCTGATAAAAAGACATTTTTCTCAGGCTGCTCTTTCAGTGACCGGGACCTTGCGGATGCCGTCTCAGCGATACAGACCGGAACAAAACCGGATTTCGAATGGTGGTGCGCCCATGACGGGCTGGTGGATTTCTGGCCGGACAGCGCAGTCAGGAAGACCGGTTTCAGGGCTGAACAGTCCGGCCTGCTGTGGCGGACAACAGCACTGCGGCAGGCAGGGGAAAGACTCACCCTTTTCGGGGATGACGGATGGAAAGACCATTTACCGACGGCTGATCTGCGGGGACCTGTGGATTACTATACGGTCCTGCCTTCGGTCTACGCCGGAGCCGGACTGAACCTGAACATGACCAGCCCGCTGCTGCCCTACGGTCTGACCCAGCGCAATTTCGATGTCTGGGCGGCTGGCGGCATACTCATTTCCGACCGCACCCCGGGATTTTCGATCTTTCCAGCAGAAATCACCGGAGAGTGCACTTTCTCCTCCCCGGATGAAATTCCGGCACTCTGCGATAAGTTCCTCAGCTTTCCCAGCCTGGCTAAAACTCTTTCAAAAATTTGGCTCCGCCTGATCATGGAAAAGCACACGTACGAACATCGCCTAAACAACATACTGAATTTCATACACTAAATCATAACATAGAAATTAGGCACATCTTTTGCTTAAACGCATCCGTAAACTCTACTCAAGGATGGTATGGATATGCGCAGCAAATTATACATGCTTTTTACCCTGCTGACCCTCTGCTTTATGAGCGGATGTTCAGCAGGAGTGCTTATCCCGCCTCTTCCAGGTCCGATGATGATACCGTCCTCTGTCGGGACCGCAATCAATGCCTATTCAATCGGAACGGACGAACGCGGCTTTCAAACCATCATTGAAGACGAAATGCTTGAAACAACCATACAGGCAGCCATTCTTGAGGAAGCAGGACTGGAGATAATGGACCTGAGTACATACTCATACAACGGGCATGTGTATATAGTCGGCAGGTATGATGAAAAGCAGGATATTCAACGCATCCGGAAAATAGTAAAAAATTCCGGAAAAGCGAACTCGCTTACAACATATCTGTTTGCTGATCGAGGTGATGCGGAGTGCAATTCGGCAACCGACTACATGCTGCAGATGGAAGTCAAGGCCGCCCTGCTGGACGATCCTTCAGTATGGGGAACCAACTTTGCGGTCAAGTCAGTCGGATGCAACATCATCCTGCTGGGGCGGGTCGGGAATATAAACGAAGCAGTGGCAGCTAAACAGATCGCAGCACGCATAAAGGGAGTGCGCTCTGTTAAGTCCTTCATCCGCGCAACACATCAGAACAGATACTCAAATCAGGAAAGACGCATCGCCGCAGCTTTGGAATAAAAAGCCGGTAACCCAGAAAGCTACCGGCTGTTTATCATCAGGAAGCCATTTCACAATCGCTTTTGCATATAAAATGCTGCCGCAACCGCTCCTTGGTGAGATCAATGTCTCCGGTTTCAATCGCCGCCACTATATATTCATGTTTTTCAGCATAGTCGGACAGCCCGCTGTTCAAATGGATTTTCCTTTCCGCCAACGTATAAACCCAGTAATCGTTGGAAAGAATTTCCCATGCTCTGATAAGCGAGTTATTACCTGAGGACCGTACAATTCTTCGATGAAATTCAATATCCGATTTTCGGATGACATCAATATCTCGTTTGGCCACGCCGGATTTCATGATTTCTACAACACTATATAGGTCAGCTACATCAATGGAGTTTCTCTGGAGTGCCCAACCTACAGCAATGGGCTCAATTTCACGCCGCACTGCTATATAATCGTACATCTCCTTTTCAGAAAAAACCTTGACCCTGGATCCCTTGTAGGGTTCAGCCTCGACAAACCCTTTTGCAGTCAAATCCCTTATCGCTTCGCGAACAGCTCCCTGACTGACATTAAGTTCCCGGGAAATCCTGGTTTCAACTATTTTAGCTCCTGGTTTAAGGTTGCCGGTCAGAATGCAGTTAACTATATGTTCAACGACATCATCCCGTAATACTCGACGCTTGATTCCAGCATTATTGTTCATACATTCTACCCCTTAGGCACGGCAAAGCATTGCCGCAAGTGTACATCCCCCCCAATTAATGCAGTTAATCATTAGGTTAATACTAACAGTTTTCGCAACAAGATCAACCCTGACATACCAGCATATATAATATATTAATTTTGCACACTTTAAAACGACACTATTATTATTATCTTTCAAAAGTACTGAACCATTCACTAAACAACGACAAAGTGTAAGATGCAAATTTTACAAACAAAATACAAACAATTAAGTACAGTACAACTGTACTGTCACGGCTATCAACTACTGACAGCACAACATACGAACTAAATTATTACACTCTAATTCTGTGATGAAGACCTTGGAAACATAATTTATGAATTCAAACATGATAACCACAAACAACATGAGGGAGAGCAAGTCGATTATGAAGCGGGAATTGAGATTAAATAGACGCCATTAGGGAATAAAATCTGCTTTGACCAACAAAGAGCAACAAAAAAACAACTTCTGTCTTATTTGAAACAAACAGCAGGCAACAAGTAAATGGATGGCGGCAAAAAAGACTGCGTCGAAATCAGCCTTGTGCGGAGACCGCAGGAAGTCTGATTGTGAACTTAGACCCCTTTCCGGGCTCGGATTCAACCAGAAATTCACCATCATGATTCCGGGTAATGATAAAATAGGAAACGGACAATCCCAACCCGGTGCCAAGCCCTACACGTTTGGTGGTATAGAAAGGTTCAAAGACCCTTTTCCTTATATCTTCGGGCATTCCCGGGCCGTTGTCTTCCACTTCTATCATTACAAACGCACCATCCCTGCGGGTCCTCAGGGTTATGCACGGGCGTTCCTCATCATATTCCTTATCGGCCATGGCCTGAGCCGCGTTTTTGAATATGTTCAGGAAGACCTGTTCAATCTCCGTCTCCGTAATGCTGACCTGGGGCAACCCCTGCTCGTAATCACGGCGGATATCAATGGTCTTGAAATCGTATTTCTTTTTCAGATCGTAGTCATTTCCCGCAAGGCTGAGGGCTTTTTCAAGTATGCCCTTCACGTTCATAACAGCCCTGGACGACTCGCTCTTGCGACTGAATTCCAGCATGTTACGCACAATGCGCGCAGCCCGGCGTCCGGCATCGCTGATACCACGCAGGTATCCAAGAATTCCGCGCCGATCCAGATACTCGTGGACAACATTCAGATCAAGCCCCAGTTCGGAGGCAACTTCCATATTCTTTGAAAGTGACGGGGAAAGCCTTCTCTCCGTACCCTGGACACCGGAAAGAACCGCACCCAGAGGGTTGTTGATCTCATGTGCCATACCGGCAGCCAGGCCGCCGACAGACATCATCTTCTCCGTCTGTATCATCATGTCTTCAAGTCTGGATTTCATTGTCACATCATCCAGAAGAATAACTGCGCCCCGGCCTTCATCACTGCCCAGCAGCGGATATATTTTAATATTCTTGTATTGAACTTCTCCATCAAAATTGAACGGAATCTTATTTTTTTCCAATACCTCAAGGCGATCAAGAGATTCTTCGATAAGGCCCATCTCCTCTGCAAGCTGCGGGAAACAATCAAGCAGGGGGGCACCCTTAACCTCTTCAAAAGCTCTGCCTGTCTCTTCTTCCGCGGAACGGTTCCACTGATTTATACGGATATTTTCATCAACTCCGACCAGAACTGTGGGCATGGAATCAATGGTATTTTTCAGCAGATTGCGCAGTCTGCCCAGTTCTGTTTCGGCCACAACCCGCTCGGTGGCATCGTAGGCTATTCCCAGAAAAGAAGTCACGGTTCCATCGCTGTCCCGGACTATAACCTTACTTTCTTCAAGCCAGTATACACGCCCTGTCAGGTCAATTATCCGATAGGTCTGCAGAAAATGATCAACGCCGTAATCGACATAATGTGAGACCTCTGCCTCAACCCTCTCAAGGTCCTCGGGATGAATAACATCAATATATTTCAATCTACCGGAAAGAAAGTCGTCTGCACTCAGCCCTAACTGGGAAACATTCTGCGAAACAAGCTCGACAGGCCATCCGGCCTCGTTCCGCCACTTGAAAAGAACCACAGGACTCTTTTCCACAATCATATTGGATTCTTTCAGGGCCTCTTCCGCGCGCTTTCTCTCTGCAATATCCCTGATCAGGTTCAAACGCATCTCGTTGAAGGCCTGCACAACCCGGTCTATCTCGTCAGGCTTCCTGTTTTTTCTGCGCCTGTTTAATACAAGCCTGCGGTCAAGCTTAGTTATATCCATCTCCTGGGCGTACTCGGCCATGGTCTGCAGATGCCGGGTAACCATGTAGTGAATAATAACAAGAATGAACATGGCCACAAGGAATGTCTTAACCCCCTGTGTCAGCAGTACAACAAAAACCCTCATCCGCAAACGGTTGAATACGTTGTCCAGTCCGGCAACAGCCTTCAGTTGCCCTACGTCCATTCTCTTTCCGTCGACAACGTGGGTAAGTGGAAAAACCCTCTCGATAATATTGTTGTTCGACGGCATGGTTCCTACGGTGGCAACAGGCTCCACCGCACCGAAGGACATCTCCACAACTTCAAGGTAGCGCATACCGGGAAGCTTCAGGGCTCCCTCAAGCTGGATTTTCACATGGTCAATATTTATATCCCAAAGGCTTGCAGCTATAGTATTCAGGTAGCTCTGCTCTATCTGCCCCATACCTTTCCGGATTTCCGACACATCACTCCTGTACTCCATGTATAGCTGCACACTTGTACCGATAATGGTAAAGAACGAGCTGCAGATAAGGATATAAACAAGGAGCCTGTACGGGAGGACCTGTCCTTTGCGAATTCGAAAAAAACTGCGCATATACTCCACCGGATGATATCAGCTGGTCAATAAAACACTTTTCAAAGTGAACACACTGTAGCATAGACTTTCACGAATTGCTAAACTATTCACAGGCAAACCGTCCCGGTCTTACCTTTACTTTTGGCTTGAAATAACACAATCCTTGGCTTTTACTGAAACAAAGAAAACGTTGCTTTTCAACAGAAATTTCGGAAAGACAATATATATTTAACCGGTTATGCTATGGACAACATGAAACCAAGCTATGCAAGCTCAAAAAAGCTTCACATCATCACGATGACCTTTATTACACTCCTGCTTATGGCCTTCATTACCGGGAGGGCGCATGGTTCGGAGACACCTTCCTACAGTGAAAAGACAGGTGACGCGGCAATTATGAAATTCAAACCGGCTACGCCCTTTACCGGCTCTGCCAGGGAAAAAGATCTACAACCGCCAAAACTGGCGGACATTCCGTCATCGAAAGAAGTAACACCATGGAAGGCTGATGAAATTCCTCCATCCCCTGAGCTTAAGGAGATTATAGAAAAGGTAAGAAACCAAAGTCTCCCCAAGGCACGCAAGCCCCGCCATAGAGAAGATGAAGAGGTCTCCAGCAAATCGCTCGAAATAATAAGAGCAGGGGCAAAAACGCTCACGGCAGAAGAAATACAACCGTCCGAAGCGCTGGAATCAGTCCTGCAGGCGTACCGTAACGGAAGTCTTGCATACACACATAGAAGTTTCAATCCCGAAGACATACGCGAAATGGTTTTCTACCATCAACCGTATGCGGATGTTAATCTGCAATCCATATTTGACATGACCGTACTTACCAGCGGCCATGACATATTTCTGTCACTGGGACTGACCCCGCTGGAACAATTCAGTAAAACCGAAACTGAAACCAGATCCGACAAATTAAAAGAATTACGACAGACCATAGACATATTCAAAGCAAGAGATGCCAAAGAATCCGCAGAGCAGCTTGAAGAAGGCAATCAACTGGGCAGCAGGCAGAAACAGGCGCAAACGGATCTGCACCGCTGGTTTAATATGAAGCAGGTCATGGATTTTCTGGGCATCAGGCGCAAAGACGAGACAAAGGACAATTACGGGGAAATGGCGTCAGCCTTCCGCCTGTACAAACAGTGGGTCCAACGCTGGGAAAAAATGGACAGGTACGTCAAGCAGCAGAAATCCCAGAACATCAAACTGGACAAATACATGACTCCGCACAAGTGGGACACCGGGCCATCAAGCCGTCAGCTGCAGATATCCCCGTACGGTGGAGATCTTATTCAGACTTTGCCGTACTAAAACAGCAGAAAGTCCCGGCACATGATGACATTTCCGGTTTCCTGCCGGGAACAATTTTCCCGAGGCTGGCGCAGCATCAGACCCTGTGTTCGGCCCATTTGTTTATAGCATCAAGAAACATGAACGTTTCCGTAGACTTGATACCTCCGAGATTGGAAAGGTCATCCACGAGAAACTGCCGAAAAGCGTTTCGTGACGGGACAAAGACTTCTACCAGAAGGTCGAACCGCCCGGAAACGTTTATTACGGACTGTACCCCGCTTACCCTGGATATTCTTTCCATGATGTCTTTGTTCGCTCTTTCATCGAGATTGATCCCGACTAGGGCAATAAGGCTGTTTTCAAAATAGAGAGGATTTACAGAAGCGGTAATACGCAGATAATCGTGCTTTATCATTCTCTCCGTACGCAAGCGAACAGTTCCGTCCGAAACTCCGAGTTTACGGGCGATATTTTTATATGACTCCCGCCCATTACATTGTAATTCTTCAATAATTTTACGATCAACATCATCTAGAACTAGAGGCCTGTCTTTCACTCTATATCTCCTTTTTTCAAAACAACTTGTCATTTTACCTGATAACGCAATATACATAGTGGCAAAATAACAAATCCGTCAATCAAGCTCTTTTAACCCAAAAAACAACTTTTTCTGGAATATTTTACTTATTTCAAAATATATTGACTATTTTTTTTGCTTGACAATAATATGCATGTAGTTTTTTAAATAATACGTAACAACACAGTTTCTGAACAGGAGAGAAGTATATGCAAAATAATTTTTTGAAGTCACTTTCCGAGCAAACCGAAGAGCTTAAATCCGCAGGTCTTTACAAAGATGAAAGAATCATCACATCGCAGCAGCAGGCCCAAATATCTGTCGCAGGCGGTGGAGAAGTTCTAAACTTCTGCGCAAACAACTACCTGGGACTGGCCAATAACCCGGAACTTATCGAAGCCGGGAAATCGGCACTGGATAAATATGGATTCGGCCTTTCATCCGTGCGCTTTATCTGCGGGACACAGGATGTACACAAGGAACTGGAAAACAAAATCAGTAAATTTCTGGGAACGGAAGACACAATTCTCTACAGTTCCTGTTTTGATGCAAACGGCGGCCTTTTCGAGACAATCCTTGGCCCGGAGGACGCGGTAATAAGTGATGCGTTGAACCATGCGTCAATCATTGACGGAGTAAGGCTGTGCAAGGCCGCAAGATTCCGCTACCGCAACAACGACATGGTCGATCTGGAAAAACAACTTCAGGCGGCCAAGGACTGCCGCTACCGCCTCATCGTTACCGACGGTGTATTTTCCATGGACGGCATCATTGCCGACCTGGCCTCCATCTGCGACCTGGCCGACAAATATGACGCACTGGTCATGGTGGATGATTCCCATGCAGTCGGCTTCATCGGGGAAAACGGACGCGGCACACCGGAATACTGCGGAGTTTCCGGACGCGTGGATATAATAACCGGAACTCTGGGCAAGGCGCTGGGCGGCGCTTCCGGCGGCTATACATCGGGGCGCAGGGAAATTGTCGAGTGGCTCCGCCAGAGATCACGGCCATACCTCTTTTCCAACACCCTGGCCCCGGTAATAGCATCCACATCCATTGCCGTACTGGACATGATTGACCGCAAACCGGAACTCCGCACCAGACTGCAGGAAAACAGCAGACTGTTCAGGTCACGCATGACCGAGGCAGGATTCAATCTGGTCCCCGGAAATCACCCCATAATACCGGTCATGCTGGGAGATGCGGTACTGGCCCAGAAAATGGCTGCCGGACTGCTCAAGGAAGGAATCTACGTCATCGGTTTCAGTTTCCCGGTAGTGCCCAAAGGGGCTGCCAGAATCAGAACCCAGATGTCCGCCGGACACACTCCCGAACAGGTCGAAAAGGCCGTGGACGCCTTCATCAAGGTCGGTCGGGAACTCAAAATCATCAAATAAAGGCGTTAGATATGAAAAAAATGAAAGCCCTGCTCAAAAGCAAAGCGGAAGAAGGCATCTGGATGGAGGAAGTTCCCGTTCCGCAGTGCGGCCACAACGATGTACTCATCAAAATCAGAAAAACCGCCATCTGCGGAACTGATATACATATATATAATTGGGACAAATGGGCCCAGCAGACCATTCCTGTGCCTATGGTTGTTGGACACGAATTCTCGGGAACCATTGAAAACATGGGCGGAGAAGTTCAGGGACTCGCTCTGGGAGACAGAGTTTCCGCCGAAGGGCACATCACCTGCGGCTACTGCCGCAACTGCCGCGCAGGTAAAAGGCATCTGTGCCGCAACACTCTCGGCGTAGGAGTGAACCGCCCCGGATGTTTTGCCGAATATATCTGCGTGCCCGCATCCAACGTATTCAAGCTCACAGACGCCATCTCGGACGATGTAGGCTCCATTCTCGACCCGCTGGGTAACGCCACCCATACTGCCCTTTCCTTTGATATGGTGGGTGAAGACGTGCTCATTACCGGCGCAGGTCCCATTGGAATGATGGCCGTAGCCATTGCAAGACATGCCGGGGCACGCCACGTGGTCATTACCGATATCAATGACTATCGCCTGAAAATCGCGTCTGAACTGGGCGCAACAAGAGCCGTCAACGTTTCCAGAGAAAATCTGGATGACGTGGTGCGGGACCTGAACATGACCGAAGGGTTCGACATCGGGCTTGAAATGTCCGGCAGCCCGCAGGCATTCAGCGACATGCTGCAGAAGATGAACAATGGCGGGCACATCGCCCTGCTCGGAATTCTCCCGGAAGGAACAGCCATCGACTGGAACATGGTTGTCTTCAAGGGGCTTAAGCTCAAAGGAATATACGGAAGGGAAATGTTCGAGACCTGGTACAAGATGGCATCCATGCTGCAGTCCAATCTGAACATAGAACCGGCCATCACCCATCACTTCAAGATAGACGATTTTCAGGCCGGGTTCGATGTGATGCGTTCCGGACAGTCCGGCAAGGTCATTCTGGACTGGACCTGATGCCGGGACATATATCCTTGAACTGGAACATATATACATAATTATTCCAGAATGTTAATATGCATTCCGGAACAAATGCAAAAAACGCTGAAGCCCCTGAAACAGGGAATGGTTCTCAAACCTTGTTTCAGGGGCTTTCTGCCGAGTTGATTCGGTCGGATTATTTTTTACTGCATAAGCAAACAGCAAAATCATAACGACAAAACCAGTTTTTACATAAAATACACTCCACAACCCTCTTTAAAACACAAACATTCACCCTTGCCTGCCTGTTTTTTAGAAAAATCAACGGCAGTACCACCCTTGCCTGTCGGCCCTCTACCTGCTAAGAAATTTCGTTTTTCAAAACAGAATTTTATATAAGCAGAGCAAAAGCATGACATCATCACGAGAATCCACAGCTTACCTTACCGTAACCTGTAAGGACAGACCCGGAATCGTTGCAGCGGTCTCCGGATTTCTGTTTTCCAAGAATGCCAACATCATACATTCCGACCAGCACTCCAGTGACCCGGTGGGAGGACGCTTCTTCCTCAGAATGAAATTTCATCTGAACGGAATAGAACAGTGCCTTGACGAATTCAAAAAAGAATTCACAGCTGAAGTTGCCAGCAGATTCGACATGGAATGGAGCCTGAATCCGGCCTGGATCAGAAAAAAAACAGCCATTCTGGTTTCCAAGTTCGACCACGCCCTCATGGACCTGCTGTGGAGGGTTAAACGTGATGAACTGTTTACCGAAATCACCATGGTCATCAGCAACCACCCGGATCTGCGCGAGGCCGTTGAATCCTTTGGAGTACCCTTCCGGTATGTTCCGGTGGAGAAGGGCAAAAAAGAGGAATCGGAACAGAAAATCCTAGACCTTCTGGAAGGAAACGCAGACCTGATCATCCTCGCCCGCTACATGCAGATTCTTACACCGAAGCTCATCGAGGCATACCCGAACAGGATAATCAACATCCACCACTCCTTCCTCCCGGCATTCGTGGGAGCAGACCCGTACCGCAGGGCCGCAGAACGCGGAGTAAAGCTTATCGGAGCAACCGCCCATTATGTTACCGAAGAACTGGATCAGGGCCCGATAATCGAACAGGACGTCATTCGGGTCTCACACCGGCATGATGTGGATGAACTCAAAGTTCTGGGAAGAGATATTGAGCGTCAGGTCTTGAGCAGGGCCGTAAAATGGCATCTCTCTGAACGCATTCTGGTGGACGGCAATAAAACGGTAGTATTCATCTAAAAGACATTCAGCCCGGTCGGACAGATCGGACACTTTTGATAAGGCCTCGCGGGAAATCATTACAAAGAATGCTTTCCGCGAAGGTCATCATGTAAATCCGGTTCCTGCTGCTAGGCGCCGGATTTAAGCTTTCTGGCGAGCTGCTCATCGGTCTGCTCGCCTATTCCGAAACGCATGAGCAGTTCATTCAGTTTTCCGCGGATATCCTTGGTCGCCTTGGCCACAGCCTGAAGACTGATGAAAACAAGATAATCAATCTTGAAATCGCCCTTTTCGAACAGTTTGAGGATTGCAGCGGCGAGCTCTTTCTCCAAGGCAAGCAGACGCATTTCAGCAACAAGTTCCTTAACGGTGTTGTGCTTGAAGATAAGCCACTCCCCACCGCCGGAATCCTTGCTCCACAGCCGGGCTCTTCTGATCCTGGTCATGCCCAGTTCACTGAGCCCCTTTATATCTTTGATTGAGGCTCTTCTGCGTTTCAGAACCCTGAGCAGCAGTTTGCTTTCCTCCCCGCGCATCTTGCTTTTGATCAAGGCATTGAATTTAGATTCCGTAAGATAGAAAAAAAGCTTGTCCAGAGCATCCACCCCGAACTGACGCAGAAAGACTGAGACGACCTTTTCATCACGATTGCTGTAATTCTTTAGTCCCAGAAGAAAATCGCGGACAACGATATCAAGGGTAAGGCTGGCCCCTATTGCACAGGCGCTGATCTGATCCTGAGTAAACTGCAGTTGTCTGGCCAGTTCAGCCTCCTTCTCCCCTGTCCCGTCATCAAAGGAGGCCTCCCGCAATTGTGACATGGCGTTTTCATAGTCTTCCCTGAATTTCGTTGTGGCCGGGTCAATGCACACCAATCGAGAAATGCGTTCAATATTATCATTGCTCATCCCCTCACTACGGATGAACGAGCCCCCGTCGGTAAGAGTTTTGTAGGTCATGGACAGTGTCTTCGACGACTCCTCGTCCGCACCGACCTTTTCAAACGCGGCCTGAATCCTGGTCTTGTCTATGGCCGGAATCTCCGAGGTAAAACGTCCGGTCACCGCATCAAACGGAAATCTGAGGATGAGATAACTCTTATCCCTTGATATGGAGTACTTCTCCTCGGTAATAATTTCCTGCAGAGAAGAAGCCACTTCCTCGGTTATGAATTGCTCAATAAGGGAACTCCAGAATTCGCGATCCAACTCAAACTGTTCCAGCAGTGCATTATATTTTTTAAGGGCAGGCTCACCGAAATGACGCAGGGTTACTTCTTCAAAATTATCTGAAATAAGGCAGGTGGCGTACACAACGCCCTGTACGGTCTTGATAAGCAGAGTTTCGGCGTTTATTATCCGGGATCGAATACCCTCCAGAACGTCCTTGTCCTTTCCGCCCTTGAGCTTGCTGTAGCGGCCGAGCATCAGGATGAATTCACTCAGCGTCTTCTTGATGAATTCATGGGCAGGCAGATCAAGCGAACGATGACAAAGAAGAGTGATTATCCCGCTCTGCTGTTTATCCAGCAGGGGAAATTCATTTATGCGGCTGTTGTTATACTTGATGAATTCAAGAAAAACCTCACGCTCCAGCACCTCTCTCAAAGTGCTACGCTCTTTCAATCTTCCCAGTATACCCAGATAGAAATCTATGCGTTTCTCTTTGTCGGGGACCTGTGCGTTTCCCTGCAACGCTTCGCTCATGGAGACTCCGTTCCTGATGAAGTTTTTATTTGCCTAAAAATGT
This window harbors:
- a CDS encoding glycine C-acetyltransferase, with protein sequence MQNNFLKSLSEQTEELKSAGLYKDERIITSQQQAQISVAGGGEVLNFCANNYLGLANNPELIEAGKSALDKYGFGLSSVRFICGTQDVHKELENKISKFLGTEDTILYSSCFDANGGLFETILGPEDAVISDALNHASIIDGVRLCKAARFRYRNNDMVDLEKQLQAAKDCRYRLIVTDGVFSMDGIIADLASICDLADKYDALVMVDDSHAVGFIGENGRGTPEYCGVSGRVDIITGTLGKALGGASGGYTSGRREIVEWLRQRSRPYLFSNTLAPVIASTSIAVLDMIDRKPELRTRLQENSRLFRSRMTEAGFNLVPGNHPIIPVMLGDAVLAQKMAAGLLKEGIYVIGFSFPVVPKGAARIRTQMSAGHTPEQVEKAVDAFIKVGRELKIIK
- the purU gene encoding formyltetrahydrofolate deformylase, translating into MTSSRESTAYLTVTCKDRPGIVAAVSGFLFSKNANIIHSDQHSSDPVGGRFFLRMKFHLNGIEQCLDEFKKEFTAEVASRFDMEWSLNPAWIRKKTAILVSKFDHALMDLLWRVKRDELFTEITMVISNHPDLREAVESFGVPFRYVPVEKGKKEESEQKILDLLEGNADLIILARYMQILTPKLIEAYPNRIINIHHSFLPAFVGADPYRRAAERGVKLIGATAHYVTEELDQGPIIEQDVIRVSHRHDVDELKVLGRDIERQVLSRAVKWHLSERILVDGNKTVVFI
- the tdh gene encoding L-threonine 3-dehydrogenase, whose product is MKALLKSKAEEGIWMEEVPVPQCGHNDVLIKIRKTAICGTDIHIYNWDKWAQQTIPVPMVVGHEFSGTIENMGGEVQGLALGDRVSAEGHITCGYCRNCRAGKRHLCRNTLGVGVNRPGCFAEYICVPASNVFKLTDAISDDVGSILDPLGNATHTALSFDMVGEDVLITGAGPIGMMAVAIARHAGARHVVITDINDYRLKIASELGATRAVNVSRENLDDVVRDLNMTEGFDIGLEMSGSPQAFSDMLQKMNNGGHIALLGILPEGTAIDWNMVVFKGLKLKGIYGREMFETWYKMASMLQSNLNIEPAITHHFKIDDFQAGFDVMRSGQSGKVILDWT